DNA sequence from the Leptospira limi genome:
AAGATCCCGTAATACTTCCTCGTATCGGATCCGTTCGTGGGCCGTGTGTTGGTCAATGATGTAGAGACCATCTTCCGCTTCGGCTAGGATAAAGGTTTCAAAAATCACACCGAAGTGTTTTTTGGGAACAAACAAATGGTGTTTGGATACATTTTCACCTAATAAATGTAAGTTTGTCCCAGCCCCAATTCCTTCCAAAGAAAATCCTTGTCTGCCTTCAATGGAACTTGGGCCAATGAGAGACTCACCCTCTGTTTGGAGATTGCCAAACATCCCTTGGCCTACACCAAATCCTGGGCCACCGAATCCAGATCCAAAAGAAGACTCTCCTCCCCGATTTTCATACGGGATTGGCATGGAAAGCCTTCGGCGCATTTCTAAAAATTCAACGGGAGTGGATGAGCGTAAAACTTCTGTGATTCCTTGGAAAAGGATCCCTGTGATGGTTTCTTCTGATAAAAACCGAACTTCTTTTTTTTGAGGGTGGACGTTCACATCCACAAACTCACGAGGGAGGTCAAAAAACAAAAATGCATAGGGAAAGGCACCACTAGGTAATAACTCCCCATAACAACGTTTTAATATCTGTGCTGAAAATTTGAGTTCCACCGAACGGTTGTTCACGAAAAAGAACTGACCTGTCCTTGAGGATTTATAAAAATCAGGATGGGAGATAAATCCTCGTAAGGTCATCCCATTCCGACTTGTATGAACAGGCAAAAGATGGTCACGGAGATTTTCACCATAAATGGAAAGCACTCGCTCCAAAGGTTCTTCTTTTTGGACAAAAAATACTTCCTTCCCATTTTGTACGTACCGAAAGCTGATACTCGGTTCTCCGAGTGCCATTGTCTGCACTCGAGTTCTATTTTTTTTCTCTTCCCCTGATTCGGTTTTTAGAAATTTCCGCCTAACGGGTGTATTATAGAATAAATCTTTAATTTCAATTTTTGTTCCTTGGAAAAACGGGATCTCTTCTTCAGAAACAATTTTCCCCTCTTCAACCACCACACGGTTTGCAGTGCGGTTTCCTTCCGTTCCAGACTCAATCACAAGCCTTGCCACGGAAGCAATCGAAGCAAGTGCCTCCCCTCGAAACCCAAAGGTAAAGAGGTGTTCTAAGTCATGGAAGTTTTGGATTTTACTTGTGGCATACCGTTTGATGGCAAGAGGCAAATCCTCTTTTGATATCCCATGTCCATCGTCGGAAACAAGGATACGGCCAAGGCCAGCACTTTCTGTTGCGATTTCAATTTTGGAAGCACCTGCATCGATGGAATTTTCGATGAGTTCTTTTAAGATGGAATGTGTGGATTCAATGACTTCTCCCGCCGCAATTTGGTTGATGAGGTCGGGAGAAAGGGAATGGATGATGCCCATATAGGGCAAGCTTGGGAGGGGAAACCTCCCTTTCTATTACATTTTAGTGGGACTTACAAGAAGAACAAGTGCCAGAAACCACAATGTCAATATGGTCTGCCACAAATCCCATCGCTTTCCAGTCTGTGCTTTCGTCTAGTTTGAGTGCAGGAACGTCAAGGATGATCCCACAAGAATGGCAAATCAAATGCGAATGGTCGTCAAGGAAGGCATCATAACGAACGGATTCCGATTCAATATTGAGTTTGTTCACGAGTTTATGGCCTACTAAATACTCGAGAGAATTGTAAACAGTGGCAAAACTAATTTTATCTGCTTTGTCCCTGACCGACTCAAATACCATTTTTGCAGTTGGATGGTCGTGTCTTTCTTTCAAGTCTTGTAAAATCAATTCTCTGTGTTTTGTCAGTGCTTTCATAGGAAATCCCTTTCCCTAATGAGACTCTCAAAAATAGTGTGGGGTCAATTGGAATTTCGATTTTAGAATCCTTCCAGAAATTGATATTTGTCAATACGGAGCCATTATGCCAGTAGCCACAGACCAATTCAAATCTTCTCTTTCCCATTGGGCATCAGGAGTATCCGTCATTACCTATGCGTCAAAGGCCATAAAAGGGGGAGTGACTGTTTCTAGTTTTTCTTCTGTTTCCTTAGAACCACCGTTAGTTTTATTTTGTCTGGCAAAACATTCCAAGGCAAAAGAAGCCATCGAAACGGCTGGAAACTTTGCGGTGAATATTCTTTCTGCCGAACAAAAACAAATTTCCGCTGATTTTGCTTCTGGTTCTCTGGACAAAGCGGTTGTTTTGGAAGGCCTAAACCCAGGAACTCTTTCCACCGGAGCCCCCATCTTAGAGGGTTCCTTAGCTTCTTTGGATTGCCTGGTGCACCAAATCATCGATGCAGGTGACCACTGGATTTTCCTCGGACTTGTGGAAGCTGTGGCCACAAAGGAAGGTTCACCCCTTCTCTATTTCAATCGCAATTATAGAGAACTCATTTAAGGATATACCATGGAAAAAGAGAAAGTCAGTCTGGAAGAAGCAAAAGAACACGGACTTACCGAAACTGAATTTGTTGAAATTCAAAAAATCTTAGGAAGGATTCCCAATTCAACAGAACTCGGAATTTTTTCCGCCATGTGGTCGGAACACTGCTCTTATAAAAATTCTATTTTAAAACTAAAAACACTGCCTACAAAATCAGACAAACTCTTGGCACAAGCGGGTGAAGAAAACGCAGGAGCTATGGACATCGGGGATGGCCTTGCGGTTGTTTTTAAAATTGAAAGCCACAACCACCCAACGGCTGTGGAACCATACCAAGGTGCCGCAACTGGCGTTGGTGGGATCATGCGTGATATTTTTACGATGGGTGCTCGTCCCATTACGTCACTCAACTCACTTCGGTTTGGTGATCCAAAAGAACCTCGCAATAAATACTTACTCACTCGTGCGGTCAAAGGGATTGGTGATTATGGGAATTCACTTGGAATCGCTGTGGGTGGTGGTGAACTTTTTATCCACCCTACCTTTACCAAAAACCCACTTGTGAATGCAATGACTGTGGGAATCGCCAAACACGATGAAATGGCTTCTGCCTCGACCAAAGGCCAAGTGGGAAACAAAGTGTACATCGTGGGTGCGACCACTGGTCGTGACGGGATCCATGGTGCGAGTTTCGCCTCCAAAGACCTCACCAAAGAATCAGAAGAAAAACGTTCTGCAGTACAGGTGGGTGATCCGTTTATGGAAAAACTTCTGATGGAAGCATCCCTCGAAGCCATCCAAAAGAAACTCCTTGTCGGAATCCAAGATATGGGTGCAGCAGGAATCTCTTGTGCCACATCAGAGATGAGTGCCAAAGGGAAAACGGGAATGGATGTGGATCTTGATAAAGTCCCACTCCGTGAACAAGATATGAATGCATATGAAATCATGTTATCGGAATCCCAAGAACGGATGCTTGTGATCCCTGAAGTGGGCAAAGAAGGAGAACTCGTTTCCATCTTCCACAAATGGGGGTTAAATGCAGTTGAGATCGGAACGGTCACGGGTGACGGAATTTTGCGCATCCGTAAAAACGGATCTCTCAAAGCGGAAATCCCAGCGGAATCCCTTGTACTCGGAGGTGGCGCCCCAAGGTATGTGAGGGAAGAAAAAAGACCATCTTACTTAGATGAGGTGGTACAATTTGATCCAAACAAAATCCCCGATCTAAAACCTGACACAGTCCCTCAATCTCTCAATAGTCTACTATCTTCCCTAAACATCAGTTCTAGAAGGCCACTTTACGAACAATACGACACAGAAGTGGGTCTTGTCAAAGTAGTAGAACCTGGTGAAGACGGTGGTCTTGTCCGAATCCCTGGAACCAAAAAAGGAATTGCAGTTGCAACCGACTGTAACTCGCGTTATACGTATTTAAACCCATACGAAGGGGCACAAATTGCAGTTTGTGAATCAGCAAGAAACGTTGCCGCGACTGGTGCTGAACCTTATGGAGTGACAAACAACCTCAACTTTGGAAATCCCTACATCCCGGAGAACTATTATGTGTTCAGTGAATGTGTGAGAGGCCTTGGGGATGCATGTCGTTTCCTCGGACTCCCCGTTACGGGTGGAAACGTTTCCTTTTACAACGAATCCCCCGAAGGACCTGTGTTTCCAACACCTACCATTGGTATGGTGGGAGTGATCGACGATGTATCAAAGGGACTACGCACTTACCCCAAAACAAACGAAGTGGTGAAGTATGCACTTGTTGGTGATTTTATACCCACGATTTCTGCCTCTGAGTATTTGTATAGATCCCAAGGCCTTGATACAGGAGCCATTCCGAAAATTTCGTTAGCAAAGGAAAAACAAACCATTGATGCCCTGATCCAATGCCGCAAACAAGGACTTTTGACGTCCGCCAAAGACTTGTCACTTGGTGGTCTCCTTGTAGCACTCGCAAAGATTGTAATTGTTGGGAAAAAAGGTATCGAAGCCAACCTAAATGAATTACAAACAAAAATTCCAAGGTTAGATACTTTGTGTTTTGGTGAAACAGGTGCTAGTTTTATCGTGAGTTATCTACCAAAGGATGAAGCAAAAGCGAAAGAATCGTTTGAAAAGAATGGTTTGTCATTTTATTCCTTGGGAACATCAAGTTCTAAAAATTCCCTTTCCGTCAAAGGAGAGGGTTTCCATTGGGAATGGACAACCAAA
Encoded proteins:
- the mutL gene encoding DNA mismatch repair endonuclease MutL, whose protein sequence is MGIIHSLSPDLINQIAAGEVIESTHSILKELIENSIDAGASKIEIATESAGLGRILVSDDGHGISKEDLPLAIKRYATSKIQNFHDLEHLFTFGFRGEALASIASVARLVIESGTEGNRTANRVVVEEGKIVSEEEIPFFQGTKIEIKDLFYNTPVRRKFLKTESGEEKKNRTRVQTMALGEPSISFRYVQNGKEVFFVQKEEPLERVLSIYGENLRDHLLPVHTSRNGMTLRGFISHPDFYKSSRTGQFFFVNNRSVELKFSAQILKRCYGELLPSGAFPYAFLFFDLPREFVDVNVHPQKKEVRFLSEETITGILFQGITEVLRSSTPVEFLEMRRRLSMPIPYENRGGESSFGSGFGGPGFGVGQGMFGNLQTEGESLIGPSSIEGRQGFSLEGIGAGTNLHLLGENVSKHHLFVPKKHFGVIFETFILAEAEDGLYIIDQHTAHERIRYEEVLRDLKSKAYKSQSLLTPIRLELTKEEAEEMIAEKQRFSELGITLEPFSGGTILIREVPSYIDPGKETETILDLWERFKSKDPEERELYDEMAKCVACRSAIKKGDQVSDPIIGELLQRLSYCENPSLCPHGRPTLIKLTRKDLETMFHRI
- a CDS encoding Fur family transcriptional regulator, with product MKALTKHRELILQDLKERHDHPTAKMVFESVRDKADKISFATVYNSLEYLVGHKLVNKLNIESESVRYDAFLDDHSHLICHSCGIILDVPALKLDESTDWKAMGFVADHIDIVVSGTCSSCKSH
- a CDS encoding flavin reductase family protein, yielding MPVATDQFKSSLSHWASGVSVITYASKAIKGGVTVSSFSSVSLEPPLVLFCLAKHSKAKEAIETAGNFAVNILSAEQKQISADFASGSLDKAVVLEGLNPGTLSTGAPILEGSLASLDCLVHQIIDAGDHWIFLGLVEAVATKEGSPLLYFNRNYRELI
- the purL gene encoding phosphoribosylformylglycinamidine synthase subunit PurL is translated as MEKEKVSLEEAKEHGLTETEFVEIQKILGRIPNSTELGIFSAMWSEHCSYKNSILKLKTLPTKSDKLLAQAGEENAGAMDIGDGLAVVFKIESHNHPTAVEPYQGAATGVGGIMRDIFTMGARPITSLNSLRFGDPKEPRNKYLLTRAVKGIGDYGNSLGIAVGGGELFIHPTFTKNPLVNAMTVGIAKHDEMASASTKGQVGNKVYIVGATTGRDGIHGASFASKDLTKESEEKRSAVQVGDPFMEKLLMEASLEAIQKKLLVGIQDMGAAGISCATSEMSAKGKTGMDVDLDKVPLREQDMNAYEIMLSESQERMLVIPEVGKEGELVSIFHKWGLNAVEIGTVTGDGILRIRKNGSLKAEIPAESLVLGGGAPRYVREEKRPSYLDEVVQFDPNKIPDLKPDTVPQSLNSLLSSLNISSRRPLYEQYDTEVGLVKVVEPGEDGGLVRIPGTKKGIAVATDCNSRYTYLNPYEGAQIAVCESARNVAATGAEPYGVTNNLNFGNPYIPENYYVFSECVRGLGDACRFLGLPVTGGNVSFYNESPEGPVFPTPTIGMVGVIDDVSKGLRTYPKTNEVVKYALVGDFIPTISASEYLYRSQGLDTGAIPKISLAKEKQTIDALIQCRKQGLLTSAKDLSLGGLLVALAKIVIVGKKGIEANLNELQTKIPRLDTLCFGETGASFIVSYLPKDEAKAKESFEKNGLSFYSLGTSSSKNSLSVKGEGFHWEWTTKSLEVEFETGLKSYFE